In Papaver somniferum cultivar HN1 chromosome 1, ASM357369v1, whole genome shotgun sequence, a genomic segment contains:
- the LOC113302553 gene encoding uncharacterized protein LOC113302553 has protein sequence MGGGSSSLDSEVKDEASNETTCQICFQSTHSAIDCPFIYSKCRKCDGIRRVWEGNTQDNPQRRFLRCQNFICGEFQWLDEAVRLPPPRQHQAKGCLKCHNLSHWAKDCPEGNMKQKQISANTSIGELCDQFQSSVKLDIGQKKRNSM, from the exons ATGGGAGGTGGATCTTCAAGTCTCGACAGTGAG GTAAAAGATGAAGCTTCCAATGAAACCACCTGTCAAATATGTTTTCAATCAACACATTCAGCAATAGATTGCCCATTTATATACTCAAAATGTAGAAAATGTGATGGGATTAGAAGAGTTTGGGAAGGAAATACTCAAGATAATccacaaagaagatttttgaggtGTCAAAACTTCATATGTGGTGAATTTCAATGGCTGGATGAAGCAGTGAGGTTGCCACCACCTAGACAACATCAAGCAAAGGGGTGTTTAAAGTGTCATAATCTCTCACATTGGGCTAAAGATTGTCCTGAAGGAAACATGAAACAAAAACAGATTAGTGCAAATACAAGTATTGGTGAATTGTGTGATCAGTTCCAAAGCTCAGTCAAGTTAGACATTGGACAGAAGAAAAGAAATTCCATGTAA